A single region of the Arthrobacter sp. V1I7 genome encodes:
- a CDS encoding OsmC family protein, translating to MAATRTAHTVWNGDLMTGAGNTTLDSSGLGNFDVTWKARAEASEGKTSPEELIAAAHSACFSMAFSLAVAQAGHTPEEVNTKADVTFVPGTGITDSHLTVSARIPGITDDEFQRIAEEAKVGCPVSAALTGIKITLDASLAS from the coding sequence ATGGCAGCAACACGCACAGCACACACTGTATGGAATGGCGACCTGATGACGGGCGCAGGCAACACAACGCTGGACAGCTCCGGACTGGGTAACTTCGATGTCACCTGGAAGGCGCGCGCCGAGGCCTCCGAGGGCAAGACCAGCCCCGAAGAGCTCATCGCCGCGGCGCACTCGGCCTGTTTCTCGATGGCCTTCAGCCTCGCCGTCGCGCAGGCCGGCCACACGCCCGAGGAAGTCAACACCAAGGCGGATGTCACCTTCGTGCCCGGCACAGGTATCACGGACAGCCACCTGACGGTCAGCGCTCGGATCCCGGGGATCACCGACGACGAATTCCAGCGCATCGCTGAGGAAGCCAAGGTGGGCTGCCCTGTCTCGGCTGCCCTGACCGGCATCAAGATCACCCTGGACGCTTCGCTGGCGTCCTAG
- a CDS encoding DUF4347 domain-containing protein — protein sequence MVALQRQVGNRATSLLLQRWDPGPLPGDDALVESADRRHAPPATIEVSVIDDSDMVGWMASFTRTGEVYMVDTRTMVANVRKAISPRQTMHRLNILDHGNSAGIEIGRDFITSANVASFTPLLSSLRPLFSPGGSVHIQHCDAGQNRPLIVGLARAFGVPVYAGTGAHNPVYRINFGDYVRGNPDGSFEAKVGRP from the coding sequence GTGGTAGCTCTTCAGCGACAGGTCGGCAACCGCGCTACGTCGCTCCTGCTTCAGCGGTGGGATCCTGGTCCGCTGCCCGGCGATGACGCCTTGGTTGAGTCAGCAGATCGCCGCCACGCTCCGCCCGCAACGATCGAAGTTTCAGTCATCGACGACAGCGATATGGTCGGCTGGATGGCAAGTTTCACGCGAACCGGCGAGGTATACATGGTGGACACACGGACGATGGTCGCAAACGTTCGCAAAGCAATTTCGCCGAGACAAACCATGCATAGGCTCAACATCTTGGACCATGGCAACAGCGCCGGTATTGAGATCGGGAGGGACTTTATCACCAGCGCAAACGTCGCGTCGTTCACGCCACTTCTATCGTCGCTGCGGCCGCTATTCTCGCCGGGCGGATCCGTGCACATTCAACACTGCGACGCCGGGCAGAATCGTCCGTTGATTGTCGGTCTTGCGCGGGCTTTCGGCGTACCCGTCTACGCTGGGACTGGGGCACACAACCCCGTCTATCGCATCAACTTCGGTGATTACGTTCGAGGCAACCCTGATGGGTCTTTTGAGGCGAAGGTAGGACGGCCCTAA